A genomic region of Elaeis guineensis isolate ETL-2024a chromosome 9, EG11, whole genome shotgun sequence contains the following coding sequences:
- the LOC105051813 gene encoding NAC domain-containing protein 48, which produces MSGEDLQLPPGFRFHPTDDELVMHYLCRKCAGLPISVPIIAEIDLYKFDPWQLPGVALYGEKEWYFFSPRDRKYPNGSRPNRAAGSGYWKATGADKPIGSPKPVAIKKALVFYAGKAPKGEKTNWIMHEYRLAGVDRSARKKNSLRLDDWVLCRIYNKKGVVEKQTSPYRNSAGSRNIVPEPCSPEQKPEIISHVPPPVSSHVPPAPPLTDLFYFDASESLPRLHADSSCSEHVLSPEFTCEREVQSRPSWRDWERALGFDTTSEVATGTFPPLSPPEGFRDPLQDVFMYLQKPF; this is translated from the exons ATGAGCGGCGAGGATTTGCAGCTGCCCCCCGGGTTCCGATTCCATCCGACGGACGACGAGCTCGTGATGCACTACCTCTGCCGGAAGTGCGCCGGGCTGCCTATTTCCGTCCCTATCATCGCCGAGATCGATCTCTACAAGTTCGATCCATGGCAACTCCCAG GAGTGGCGTTGTATGGGGAGAAGGAGTGGTACTTCTTTTCGCCGAGGGACCGGAAGTACCCGAacgggtcgaggccgaaccgcgCGGCTGGATCGGGGTACTGGAAGGCGACCGGGGCGGATAAGCCGATCGGTTCGCCCAAGCCGGTGGCTATCAAGAAGGCGCTAGTGTTCTACGCCGGGAAGGCGCCCAAGGGGGAGAAGACCAACTGGATCATGCACGAGTACCGGCTCGCCGGCGTCGACCGGTCCGCCCGCAAGAAGAACAGCCTACGT TTGGATGACTGGGTGCTGTGTCGGATATACAACAAGAAAGGGGTGGTCGAGAAGCAAACCAGCCCGTACCGGAACTCGGCCGGTTCGAGAAACATCGTGCCGGAGCCCTGCTCGCCCGAGCAAAAGCCGGAGATCATCTCCCACGTGCCGCCTCCTGTTTCGTCGCACGTGCCGCCGGCGCCGCCGTTGACGGACCTGTTCTACTTCGACGCGTCGGAGTCGCTGCCGAGATTGCACGCGGACTCGAGCTGCTCGGAGCACGTGCTGTCGCCGGAGTTCACGTGCGAGCGGGAGGTCCAGAGCCGGCCAAGCTGGAGAGACTGGGAGAGAGCCCTCGGATTTGACACCACTAGTGAGGTAGCCACCGGGACTTTCCCGCCACTCTCGCCTCCCGAAGGCTTCCGGGACCCGCTGCAGGACGTGTTCATGTACCTCCAAAAGCCCTTCTAG